Proteins from a single region of Candidatus Micrarchaeum acidiphilum ARMAN-2:
- a CDS encoding General substrate transporter, which produces MAKKSDSDSSLDFNAPTTSQIAKVATGSIIGSIIEQYDFLVTGIIAATVWGTVFFHTSLLAGIAAALSIYGLGIIIRPVGAYIFGHIADRRGRRDSLVYALVLMGVATLLIGLTPGYATLGIAAAVLLLIFRLLQGISFGAEFGTASTWVVEYAAKSKHRAFWGAWTGFAIPFGLLLGFGSVLAITGSMSHAAFMSYGWRILFGIGFIVAVIGVIIRMRLSDSLLFDKFKQKRKVLEYPASRVWKEMPGRILGTSLVNAMFGGAFFLAFVFGTSYMTAVGFSAITAEEIGLIAAAGMFVFMLIASVLADKYGRKPILMVAAIVLFVFAIPYFALINTGNFWLATLADLIGFGFVFGFGYGAIPVFYTENFPTKYRASGASAGYQISQVYGGGLVPILAGMILAAVGIHIAYLYIGIMIMIYTIAAMAAILYFKDTTKLDLVKYSG; this is translated from the coding sequence ATGGCGAAAAAATCCGACTCTGACTCAAGTCTTGATTTTAATGCACCCACAACTTCGCAGATAGCGAAGGTTGCAACTGGCAGCATCATAGGTTCCATAATAGAGCAGTACGACTTCCTTGTGACTGGAATAATCGCAGCTACTGTATGGGGAACCGTATTCTTCCACACATCGCTTCTTGCTGGAATAGCTGCTGCGCTTAGCATATACGGTCTGGGAATAATAATAAGGCCGGTAGGCGCATACATATTCGGCCACATAGCTGACAGGAGAGGAAGGAGGGATTCACTGGTATACGCACTAGTGCTTATGGGAGTTGCGACATTGCTTATAGGATTAACTCCTGGGTACGCAACCCTTGGAATAGCTGCGGCAGTGCTGCTTCTGATATTCAGACTGCTCCAGGGAATAAGCTTCGGAGCTGAATTCGGAACGGCTTCCACCTGGGTGGTGGAGTACGCTGCAAAGTCAAAGCACAGGGCGTTCTGGGGTGCATGGACCGGATTTGCAATACCGTTCGGCCTTCTCCTCGGCTTCGGGTCTGTGCTAGCAATTACGGGCTCCATGAGCCACGCCGCATTCATGAGCTATGGATGGAGGATACTTTTCGGAATAGGATTCATTGTTGCAGTAATAGGTGTGATAATAAGAATGAGGCTCAGTGACAGCTTGCTGTTCGACAAGTTCAAGCAGAAAAGAAAAGTGCTTGAATATCCTGCAAGCAGAGTATGGAAGGAAATGCCGGGCAGGATACTCGGCACTTCGCTGGTAAATGCGATGTTCGGAGGAGCTTTCTTCCTGGCATTCGTATTCGGAACAAGCTACATGACTGCGGTAGGGTTCAGCGCGATTACTGCAGAGGAGATCGGGCTGATTGCAGCGGCAGGGATGTTCGTATTCATGCTGATAGCGTCTGTGCTGGCTGACAAATACGGCAGGAAGCCCATACTGATGGTAGCTGCAATAGTCCTGTTCGTGTTTGCGATACCATACTTCGCGCTGATAAACACCGGCAATTTCTGGCTTGCAACCCTTGCAGACCTGATAGGATTCGGCTTCGTCTTCGGATTCGGATACGGCGCAATACCTGTATTCTATACGGAGAATTTCCCGACCAAGTACAGGGCATCGGGAGCCAGCGCGGGATACCAGATATCCCAGGTATACGGCGGAGGGCTTGTGCCCATCCTAGCCGGCATGATACTGGCTGCGGTGGGAATACATATCGCCTACCTGTATATAGGAATAATGATAATGATATACACAATAGCCGCAATGGCAGCGATACTGTATTTCAAGGATACGACAAAGCTGGATCTTGTAAAGTATTCAGGATAG
- a CDS encoding ribosomal protein L1 has product MDTEQLDKLKAFIEENKGKRKFIQSVELAINFKGIDFSKPENRLNLAIQLTNEKGRETHAMVFADDANIASKAASMGAKVVSSSEIAGMASDKKKMNELLQYELVAQPSLMTQIAKSLGPFLGPKNKMPKPLIGTDIGTMISNISKSIYLRNKGKYLPTLHCAVGTEAMKPEDLAKNIDDVINAVTKKVGKQSIKSVYVKLTMSKPIKII; this is encoded by the coding sequence ATGGATACTGAACAACTTGATAAGCTTAAGGCGTTCATTGAAGAAAACAAAGGAAAGAGAAAGTTCATTCAGAGCGTAGAGCTCGCAATAAACTTCAAGGGCATAGATTTTTCCAAGCCGGAAAACAGGCTTAACCTTGCCATACAGCTTACAAACGAAAAGGGCAGGGAAACGCATGCCATGGTTTTCGCGGACGATGCCAACATCGCATCCAAGGCGGCTTCCATGGGCGCGAAGGTGGTATCCAGCTCCGAGATCGCAGGGATGGCTTCAGACAAAAAGAAAATGAACGAACTGCTGCAGTACGAACTTGTCGCCCAGCCATCACTAATGACGCAGATTGCAAAGTCGCTTGGTCCCTTCCTTGGTCCTAAAAACAAGATGCCAAAGCCGCTCATAGGTACAGACATAGGCACGATGATATCGAATATAAGCAAATCGATATACCTGCGCAATAAGGGCAAGTATCTTCCTACGCTGCACTGCGCAGTAGGCACCGAGGCCATGAAGCCGGAGGATCTGGCAAAAAATATTGATGATGTTATAAATGCAGTTACTAAGAAGGTGGGCAAGCAGAGCATAAAGTCGGTATACGTGAAACTGACGATGAGCAAGCCCATCAAGATAATATAG
- a CDS encoding ribosomal protein L10 yields MLSLNDKKKFVERGAAELKKYSSVGVVNLSGVPDRLLQSSRNKMRGSTTFIIGRKKMLEKILESSEETKELAQHMSGTSAIVLSNEDPFELYRRFKENEIKLAAKPRQIAPDDIVIESGETSLQPGQAVTELKAAGIDVKIDKGKVVISKSKTLVEKGGIISQNLAKALHTLDILPFTASIVPKAIKSGKVLFTADVLGITKEDTLANVARAFAQAFALSSEAGIVNQYTIVPMIEKAFDEAIALGVDIKAPDSGIVELLLEEGYAGAAALNAVQGS; encoded by the coding sequence ATGCTAAGCTTGAATGATAAGAAGAAATTTGTCGAAAGGGGTGCCGCCGAACTCAAAAAATATTCTTCGGTAGGGGTAGTTAACCTTAGCGGCGTACCGGACAGGTTGCTGCAGTCGTCCAGAAACAAAATGAGGGGCAGCACGACTTTCATAATAGGAAGAAAAAAGATGCTTGAAAAAATCCTGGAATCCAGTGAAGAAACCAAGGAGCTTGCGCAGCACATGTCCGGAACTTCGGCAATAGTGCTGAGCAACGAGGACCCGTTCGAGCTCTATAGAAGGTTCAAGGAAAACGAGATAAAGCTGGCGGCAAAGCCGAGGCAGATTGCCCCCGACGACATAGTGATAGAGAGCGGGGAGACCAGCCTGCAGCCGGGCCAGGCTGTAACAGAGCTAAAGGCGGCTGGCATAGACGTCAAAATAGACAAGGGCAAGGTGGTCATATCCAAAAGCAAGACCCTTGTAGAGAAGGGCGGCATAATAAGCCAGAATCTGGCCAAGGCGCTGCACACGCTGGACATACTGCCGTTCACAGCGTCCATAGTGCCGAAGGCAATAAAGTCTGGGAAGGTACTCTTTACGGCAGATGTACTTGGCATAACCAAGGAGGACACGCTTGCAAATGTTGCCAGAGCGTTCGCACAGGCGTTTGCGCTCAGCTCCGAGGCTGGCATAGTAAACCAGTACACAATAGTGCCCATGATAGAGAAGGCATTCGACGAAGCGATAGCGCTTGGAGTTGACATTAAGGCCCCTGACAGCGGGATTGTGGAGCTGCTGCTTGAGGAGGGATACGCGGGCGCGGCGGCTTTGAACGCCGTGCAGGGATCATGA
- a CDS encoding ribosomal protein 60S produces the protein MEYVYAALLLDAAGKEVNEQDLINVVKAAGFTPDEAKAKAIVSSLKGVNIKDVIKNAQASRAVAAAPAAAQPEQAKAAKKEEKEEKKSEEEAAGGLASLFG, from the coding sequence ATGGAATATGTATATGCGGCGCTGCTTCTTGATGCAGCAGGAAAGGAGGTAAATGAGCAGGACCTCATAAATGTTGTGAAGGCTGCGGGGTTCACCCCGGACGAGGCCAAGGCAAAGGCGATAGTTTCTTCGCTCAAGGGCGTGAACATAAAGGATGTTATAAAGAACGCACAGGCTTCAAGGGCTGTTGCGGCGGCACCGGCTGCGGCGCAACCGGAGCAGGCAAAGGCTGCAAAGAAAGAGGAGAAGGAGGAAAAGAAGAGCGAAGAGGAAGCGGCAGGAGGACTGGCTTCGCTGTTCGGATAA
- a CDS encoding RNA-binding protein (consists of S1 domain and a Zn-ribbon domain) → MDIVMPGDRLSTEEEFLPSRNTYSENGQIYSLVVGRAKVNEGKMEVEPCGASIEKFHRHMYVVGEVVGELKSILFVKLDDIKIKDKTYIPSGKDGKILLPRDRPPNPRFRRDSRPQPHHEAEQKPCGLGDIILAKIAFVDEDTYALEVREEEGGVVYSRCPVCGGVMTLGQRHGELLCQNCKHREMKKVSPMYGNFAAIEKFIVDRIDSE, encoded by the coding sequence TTGGACATAGTAATGCCGGGCGACAGGCTTTCGACAGAGGAGGAATTCCTTCCGTCAAGGAATACGTATTCGGAGAACGGACAGATATACTCGCTTGTAGTAGGCAGGGCCAAGGTAAACGAGGGCAAGATGGAGGTTGAGCCTTGCGGCGCCAGCATAGAAAAATTCCACAGGCACATGTATGTGGTAGGCGAAGTCGTAGGCGAGCTTAAAAGCATACTTTTCGTAAAGCTTGACGACATCAAAATCAAGGACAAGACTTATATACCATCGGGCAAGGACGGAAAAATCCTGCTTCCGAGGGACAGGCCTCCGAACCCCAGGTTCAGAAGGGACAGCAGGCCGCAGCCGCATCACGAGGCCGAGCAAAAGCCCTGCGGGCTGGGCGACATAATACTGGCAAAGATAGCGTTCGTTGATGAAGACACGTACGCCCTTGAAGTGAGGGAGGAGGAAGGCGGCGTAGTGTATTCGAGGTGCCCTGTATGCGGTGGGGTAATGACTCTTGGCCAGAGACACGGCGAGCTGCTCTGCCAGAACTGCAAGCACAGGGAAATGAAAAAGGTAAGCCCCATGTACGGCAATTTTGCGGCAATAGAGAAGTTCATAGTGGACAGGATAGACTCTGAATGA